GGTGGACGGAATCAAGCCCCTTGTCGTCTGGAAGTGGGGATTTAATCGAAGAGGGtgcagaggaaggaattGCGAGGTGGACAAACGAGattgggaagatgggagaagggcTGTTATTCGAAAATATGTCCCTGTTGTTACGAAGTATAAAGGGCTGCAGAAAATGTAAGTTTGCTGGTTGAAATCAAATGTTCGTTATGAATAAAATTTACGTTCAATTGATAAATTTTACATTCTATTGACAGTTTCACGAAATGGGATAAATAAAGAGACAAACTAAGGACAAAATAGTAAATTTGAAACGAATGAAAAATATATATAGCATATATCAATAATATTGCAACTTGTCAGAACCACTTACTCGAGCTAATAATAACAGGGCTGGTTATTCATCATTAAAGGCCGAAGTCGATATGGCCCAGAAAAAGATGTGGTTAAACAGGGAATACGGCTTGTAATCATTTCCAGTGCACACCTCCCAACTAGCCGTCCCCAGCCCATTCAACAGTTGAGAATTAATTTTGGTATTCTGAAGCGGCGGTCTGTCTACTTTCACCCGCTCCGGTTATAACAGTTGCGTTCACCCCAGCCTCAACTCCTCCCTGATGTGCAGGAAGCTCCTTTGGAGTAATATACAGATTACGATCAGAACCCGTAATTGGTATAGTCTGCGATGGCTTATGCTGTTTGCCATTTACGAGATGGTTAAGAACCGCAGTTCGATCCTGAAACACTGATGGATCCAAAGATGTAGCACGTGTAAAAGACTGACCATTCGATATGACTGCGTTGGCTGAATATGGGTTATATGGGTTATAAAGGGGGTTATTGTGATATGTTGATAAGTGCAAAGCTCTGGTCGATCCAGTAATGCGACTCGAATGAGGAAGGCTGGGTGTCATTGATCGATGACGTTTTATCAGATTCAAGGCATTGTAAGTTGCTTTTCCGATAGAATTCACATCAAATGGTACTCCCAGTCTTGGCCATCCATCGTCACCTGGCACATCGTGGGGCGCACCGGCTGGTAGGATATACGTTGAAATATCATTGGTGACGTGGGTGCTGAGCAAGGAAGCTGAGGGCAAGGAAATAGATGACAGGTTACTGTGATTGGCTGCTACAGCCATGTATCAGCTACTAGCGATGCCTGCCGCTTGCCATAAAACCTACCAGATACCTCCGTACTGACCACACCCGATTTGAACTTCCCCACTCCCGAAAAACTGTCTGTTGCCGTCGCGTATACATGGGCACCTCTCGCCATCGCATCCACTTGAGCTTCTAAGTAGGCGgccatatcatcatccgcaCCTTCTGAAGCCTCTGTTCTCATGCGTTCATCCctatccctctccccaCGATCTTGCTTTTCGTGTGTTTTGTGATGCTGGGTAAGATTATCACTTCGGCTGAATCGCTTGGCACATCGAGAACATTCGTAGGGCCTTTCCTGAGTGTGAGTTCGAACATGGCGCTTGAGATGCTCGAGCCGCTTGAATTGTCTACCAcacggaagaagagggcagCTGAATCCTTTTGCTGCCGAGTTCTGTAAGATTGGTCTGCCCGGAGTGAGAGACTCGGGAAGCTGCAAGGACAGCCTTGGAGGCATGCTGAATGTATTCATAGCAGGTAATTGATCATAATTGGCGGACAATTGACCGAAGGTCGCAGCAGCAGAGGTAGGTACAATGCTGGCTGCCCACGACTGCTGCGAGAACACTTGTGACGGTGAATCGTGACTTGAAAAGGTGGTTCCTGAGGTTGACTGTAAAGAGGGAAATGAGATATACTTGATAGATTCAGGCGCGCTGAGCGTCATCGTCGCATGACTATCTTCAGGTGGATTAAGGGTAGGTGCTGAGGATTGTGATGCTACGGCTAGATCCCTTTCGAAACCACTTTGTTCGACTCGGTTTGCTCTTTCGCTTTCAGACCCACTTTCGTCATCTCCGGTGTCGCAATCGGAGATTGTGATGCTGTCCTGCCAAGTGCTCTGCTTCTTATCTCGCGAGgcctttcttctcccctgCTTATAGGCAGGACTTCCCTTTAACAAAGAGCGTGAAAATAACACGTTGCTGGCTGTCGTCGAATATCTCAAATGATCTTCAATGTTGTTCAGGAAATTTTCGGAAGACGGTGGAACACTAACAGCGATGCTGCTGTTTTCAATAATAGAAGAAGCTGGtaaggaagacgatgaaatAAGGCTATTAGAGGGCAAAGTAAGGGGCGTTTTGAACGCCGATGGGACTTGATCATGGCTCCCTATTTGCTCTCCTAGTGTATTTTGGGGGTTCTGCGACAAATATTCAAATGAGAAAACGTGGAATGTCTATTAATGAGGCTTACTGAGTTGACAGATTCTTCTAAGCCAGGTTGTTTGGCCGCGAACTGTTCGAACAAGCTTCGCCGTGGATCATACCTAGCGTTACAAGATCAGCGACATAGTTCGCTTCTTCGCATGACTTTCCTTACACATACCTAAAACTCCGTGCCGGCTCACCCACTACGAACGTCGTCGGTTCCAGCCCtattttttctcttttgagATCTCTTTCTAGGGCATCTAGAAATAATCGATCATGAGGCACCGAAAACCTGCAGAAAGCGTTAATTTGATACATGATCCTCTATGGGTGAACCTACCAGTAGAAAACCTATGAATAGGTTGATTGCATGTCTCGTAAACAAAAGCGTTAATATCAGTAATGAAGGGACATCTCACCTTTTGCTAAAACTGCGTGTTAGTTCCAAAATATGAGGCTCCGAAAAGTAGGACTTGCCTTTTTTTGGGTCCTGATACAGCCATTGCGGAAtaaaaggtcaagaaaaGGCGATCTGCCAGTCATATCAGGACCAATTATCTTCTCCCAAAAACCACTATACTGACTTAGGTTCCTCAAGGCAAGCATCTGTCCCCGGTTTGAGATTTCTCAAATCAGAGAATACGCCTTCTTCGAATCTGTTAGAATAAAATCAGTCGAAGCGTCGCTAGTCCGGATTGTGCATACTTTTTCATGTTCCGTACAGGCCTGGAAAAGGCCTCAAAACGAAAGACCAACGCTCTGACTAACCATTAATTAGTTGTTGTTCTGTTGATTTGATCAGCTACGCTCACCTATATCAGTACCAGTAATGTGATACAGTCCGTTCCAGAAAACACAAGCCACATGCTCCCCGTTTGGTAAGAGGAAACGGTTCAAGTTTgaatgaggagaggaaagtgaATTATCGTGGAATGACGAGCTCTGTCTGCTGTTAGTAAACTCTCCAAAACGATTAGAACATCGCATTAGCCTCACCGTTCGCTCCCCCGTTCCCATCCACCTCGTAGGAGCTGTGGCAAGAAACTGGATGGGTTATGGTTAAGGGTTTCCTCAAGGGTCCCAGTGTTTACTCACGAACTGCAACCTGCTCAGGTGCTTCACTAAGTGACTTTCCCTTTCGGTCAAAGGCCTAGGAGCCACATTTGTGGGAGCTGGTAATGGTGTCGTCGGGGTCATACCTCTGGGCAACAGAGACGGTCTTCGCCAAGTAAGCCAATGTGAAAATTGAGCAAGAGAATGCTCACGATGCGCTCTGGATGACCCAATTGTGTGAATCACTCGTAGCAAAAGGTCCGCCAGACCCCATACCGCCAATCAAATTCCCGGCCAAAGCGCGTGGCGGGGCGTTTGTTTGCTCGAGCATCAAATCACAATTGGCGAGTGACTCGACGCGCCTAGGCTAAATGACAAGAGGATGTTTCCGTGGAGGCAGTTCTTTGCACAGGATAGGGAAATGTAGACAAACGATGTAATGGCTGTTCCTTTGTAATATGGCCCTTTCCGTTGTTGAACAAAAGGAAGTGCCTTCACTACAGGGAAGACTTGGGGATGTCAACATGCAAATCCTTTCCAAAAGTGCAGCAAATTAGGTATTCAGGCTAATAGCAAGCATTGCAAAGTCAGCAATCATCGCTATACTGTTAACTAACGACGATAAGACGATGCCTAGCAGTGTTCCCTGTACAATGACCGAAGTGGACTGCCTTGCACTCACTCGCCGTGTTTCAATATCTAGAAAACGATGTTGAGCGGAAGTTTCGGTAGTAATGAACGACTGTGCTATGCTGAACCAGCTGATAGCAAATGGGACCTTCCTACGAATGTACAGTGATTGATGAATGTCGATGTAACCTCGAGTTTGTTAATTATTGACaactgatgaagaatgaaatgGCTTTAGGGTCTGACGTTGGACGTTGAACGATAACAGAGAATAAACAAAACAGTATATGATTATTATCTGCCAGTTTCAAATATAGAAGTTAAGCCGTGACTTAGTTAGCTAAGACGGGTCTCTAGTTTTTTAACATTTTAAGGTTAGTATAAGAAATTAGCTAATATTAATAGCTGGTAATtaaaaaaggcaaaaacCAGTGGGTATTAATAGCTTAAGACTGTCTTATATAACAGTCATTCATGTATGTCATGTTGTAGAGAAATGCGTCAAAACGACTTCTCGACGCATATGTAACTTTTCTTCATTATTACGCGTATATTATTACTACCCTAATACTAGACTACTAATACTTCAAAGCATCTTTGCATGTATAAGTCGACAATAATTGCATTTCATCCGGAAACCTTTATGGCACACCTTTACATTATGCTCgtgatgacgatggtgGGGAAATCTTCACGCGCAATCTGCCTCCGGGGATCCCAACCTGTCAACGAGCATGGCCAAGGTCATGAATACCTGATTGaagcctttctctttctctcctttccaagtGGTGTGACGGACCTCATGCTCATCGCACTCATGCAGTCCCTCCGCCCGCATGAGTAATTCAGACACCTACTTCGTTATAAATGCGAAAGATTTGTCACCGATCCTCGCTTCAGGTTCTATATTTATAAATTCCAATGCTTTATTTCGTTGCCAAGCGAATGAGATGTTGAACTTCCGGTTTCtaagaatgaggaagatagagGGCTTCCTGCCGGAGAGGATTGATTTAGCGAGTCTTGGCCTAAGGTGATACTCGAGGACTGTTGGATAGTGTTCGCAGCGGTCGATTCGAGCACGATTCGGATCGAAGCTGATCCGCTTCCATACGTTTTCTGATTTCATAACTTTTTACTCCTGTTGTGCATAATCATGCGAAAAGCGGGTACCAACTTGTTTGGTGgaaaggtgaagagaggAGCGCGTTGCGACTTGTGCGAGCGCAACGCGCTACGCACTCCATTcacttttgttttttttttttttttttttttttaattaAAAAAACAGAATCGATTGTTGTTGCAGAGTGTGACCAGGTGTTGCAGTTTCTGTGCACGAACAGGATGTGGGCACAATCGCTGCTGTACCGGTACGAGATCCCACTTGCTGTGGCCGGGGTGGTGCTCGTACGGTGGCTGCCTGCGCTCATCTCCCCGAGACCTGCAGTCCCCGCGCGCGAGCCTCCGCGGCCTATCCCCCGTGCTGCAAAGTGCTTACTCCTCGTTACCTCTCTCTACCACCTCTACCGGCTTGTCTTTCCCCCGTATGACCTGTTTATCCATAACAACCTCGACATTCTCGCGCCAAACACGCTTCTCCGCGACGCGCTGGGAGACTATTCGCCGCTGCAGGACCTCTTACTCACTCGCCTCAAGGTGCTGGACAACCGCTACCTGTACGCGCGGCTCGGCCACGGGCCCATGCTGGAATGTCTATGGTGCACCCATGCTCTAGACTACTTTCTCTTCGCGCTGCCTTGCATCCTCTTACCGTACCTCTGCGAGGCGCTTGTGCTCGGCGTGTTGGGCTGGCGCGTGGTGGGTGGGCCGTGGGCGGAGAGACGGAcggagaggtggagaggtatCGTGGCGTGGACGTTGGTCGGTGCGGCTGTTGCAGAGATGGGGGTCAAGTGGGGGTGGGAGGTCGTCGCTGTCCAAGGGGATTGTGCGCATGTACGTGCAAATACTATATACACACACGACTGCAGCTGATATTTTGGTACAGGTTGCGCCAGCGATACACACTATCCGGTCTTtattcctcctcctgcttccCGTCCTatacatccttcttcccgtCGCTTCCCCGTCGCCGTCGCCGTCGCCGTCCGCATCAGCCATCATGCCGTACCTGACGTCTCTCCAGTCGACTCGGCACTACACGTCTGTCACGCGTGCGGCCATACGGCAATCACCGCAACTGCGTACGGCGGTGCAGGCGATAAACAAGAGAGAGGGTGAACACGCAGACGAGGCGAGGCGAGATGAGGCAGTGTGGGACAGGGCGAGAGAGGCGGGGTTGGATGAGGACGGGATACGAAGGCAGGTGCAGGTGATGCTGCAGAACGGGTGGGAGCGGTTGATGCGATTGGGAGAGTTGTAGAAGATTAGCGTTGCATCGGCTACTATGTATATTATCTTGAGTGATCTGTACGCTGCGTGATTACGGAGTATGATACGATGCATGGCTCTACATTAATTATCCTCGTATCCCTTGACTGGCTGTCGGGGTCTGTTGGGGACTGTACGGTGTCAGCGGGTGTGTATGGCGGAGGGCGCCGCTGTACGGTGGAGGGGGACTCACGGGggaaggtggaggggatgggCTCGGGGGACTTGTACCCAAACGAGCGTCGCACGGGGGGGACACCGATCACCATCACGGGGCCTGTCTATCGTCAgcggggggagggggagggggggggagACGTACCGACGAGGCCCAGGAGGAGGGACCAGAAGATCACGGGCTTTTCATGCGCGAGGCGTTGCTGCGCGGGTCagcgggggggggggggaagggggagtAGCAGAAAACTCACAGTGTAGCGGTAGACTCCAGACATGGCGGGCGGGGGAGATGTACGTTGTTACTGACTTGTCAAAGAATCACCTCGATAACCCTCCGACGAGTCATTACGTAACACTCAAAACTTTGGGCCCCTGGATAATTTTTCGcatcccatctctcttccctttccatctcccactATACAAtgggcaagggaaagaacCATGACCGCAAGGCAAACCCTGGCTTCGGCAGGGTCAAGTCAAAGTCTGGCACATCCTCCGGCGAGTTTACTCTCAAGCGTGTAAAAGGTCAGTCCTCTCCCACTCGCCATACACACTTGACTGACACGCTGCACAGGCGAAAACTTTTACCGTGATGCCAAATCTGCTGCGCGTGTCAAGATGCTCAACGGCGGCAAGGCCGTTAGGGACCGCGACGGTAAGATTGTCGAGGCCGCTGCCTTTCAAaagggcgagaaggaggcaGAGCCTGGAAGAGTCAAGCCTGATAGGCGATGGTTCGGTAAGCCGCCCTTTTATCGACGCTGTGTCCACCAGTGAGATGCTGACACTGGATAGGCAACACACGAGTCATCTCGCAGTCTGCGCTTGACCACTTTAGGACTGCTTTGAAGGAGCAAAAAGCGGACCCTTACTCTGTCTTGCTCAAGAGAAACAAGCTGCCTATGGGTTTGTTGCAAGACGATACCAAGGACAGTGGTGGCGTATGTCTCGATTTATACTTTTAGATAACACTGCTGATGCGACATAGCGGCCTCACATTGTTGAAACCGAGCCGTTTGGCGATACTTTTGGTCCCAAAGCTCAGCGAAAACGACCTAGGCTTGATATCGGTAGCATTGAAGAACTCGGCGagtcttctgctgctgctgccgctgccgccgAGGCTGCCACTGCTGAATCCCGTACGTATCGATATCCACCATCCGTCTATCTTTTTACTGACTCTTGATCGTAGAGGCGAATGGGACCGCCGATTTGGCAGACGTCTACCACCCCACCACCTCGACTGCGCGTGAGCCCATCTATGCCAAGGGTACATCCCGACGTATCTGGGGTGAGCTCTATAAAGTTCTCGATTCGTCCGATGTCGTTATCCATGTCTTGGATGCAAGAGATCCGCTGGGTACGAGGTGTAAGCCCGTCGTCGAGTACTTgcgaaaggaaaaagcGCATAAGCATCTTGTTTATGTCCTCAACAAGGTTGATCTTGTTCCCACTTGGGTTACCGTAAGTCATTCCCCTTTTGTGTTATATACATCTTTATTCCCCCACACTCCAGTCAGGGCCATACGCTTATACCTACGCGAATGGACCGTTACGAGAGTGGAAGACCGAGGCGTTTCTCCCGCCTTATACCCCGCCTCTTACCACTCGTTTTGAGTTGGTTCTTTTAAAAGAGGATTCAAGCCGTCATCCGTTTTGGGTATGGTGAGGGGTCAGGGAGTTACGGTGGTTGACCTGATTGAGTTGGGGCTTGGATGTTTTGCTGCTTTGCAAAAAACGTTTAATCCTGGTCTCTTAGTTCGGCGTCACACATCTatttctcctttttttaGCAATGTTTCTTGGGCACGAGCTGACCACGAATGTAGGCTCGATGGGTCAAGcacctttccctttccgcACCCACCATCGCCTTCCATGCCTCTATCAACAATTCATTCGGTAAAGGATCCCtcatccagctcctccGTCAATTCTCTGTGCTGCACTCTGACAAGAAACAAATCTCTGTCGGATTCATCGGCTACCCGAACACTGGTAAATccagcatcatcaacacactcaaaaagaaaaaagtaTGCACCGTCGCGCCTATCCCCGGTGAAACCAAAGTATGGCAGTACATCACGCTCATGCGCCGGATCTACCTCATTGACTGTCCCGGTATCGTGCCCGTCTCCGCCAAGGATTCCGACACGGACACGGTCCTGAAAGGTGTCGTGCGTGTGGAGAACCTCGCGACGCCCGCAGAACATATCCCCGCGCTGCTCGAGCGCGTCAGGCCAGAGTACCTCGAGCGGACGTATGGCCTCGAACACGTCGACGGCGGATGGCACGGCGAACAGGGGGCGACCGTCATCTTGACGGCGAttgcgaagaagagtgggaaATTGTTAAAAGGTGGAGAACCGGATCAGGAGGCAGCGGCGAAGATGGTGTTGAATGATTGGATAAGGGGCAAGGTTCCATTCTTTGTGGCTCCACCTGTGAAATCCGAGTTGGAGTCTCAGCCCGGTGCACCGGCGGCGACGGCGACGGCGGTcgaggctgagaagaagaagaccgaggcggaagaacaagagttggcagaggagagggaaacaATGGAAATGctggaagaacaggaacGATCGTTGGGCATGGTTTTGGGGATCAAGCGCGTAAAGGGTGTAGAGCAGCCGATTAGTAAGATTGTCACCATGACCAAGTTTATTGGTGATGATGCCAGGAGGTatgtcgaggaagaggttgtcgatgaggacaaggaaatggccgaggaggaggaggaggaagaggacgaggaggtcgaggaggacgaggaggacgaggaagaagagttggctTGGGAGGATGTTTTCCctgaagaagctgatgcCGTCGAtggtggtgaagaggaagagagcgatgaagagacggataatgaagatgtcgatgaggaagaggcagtACCCTCGGCCAAGCAGCTCGGCAAGAGAAAAGGTAAATTGTTCTCCATTATCTATAGTTGAAAATTTGGCTGATGCCCCACAAGCTATCGACtctgacgaggaagaaacaGCGACCAAGTCGAAGCGTATGACCACCAGCAAACAAAAAGCCACCAATTTCTATACCCACGCTGTGAGTCTTGGTACCACCGGGTTACGTCTTGTTCTGTACTAATCTCTTGTCGCGCATCTTTAGAATGTCAAGAACAGAAATAGGGATAGAAAGGTGCCGAAAAACCCTGGGAAGCGGTCAAGAGGCGACGACGAAACTACAGGgaaaaaggcgaagaagagacggtAGACGGGCCATAGATTTATTTTTGCCGcttgttcctcctctcGTTGTGTTATTCATTTGGGATTTCATAGTTGGAGCTGTATCATTTATGCATCAGATTGTACACTATTGCTTCTTTCATCGATTCTTGATACTTATTTGCATGAGcgtgttttttttttttttttttttcgctTAAAGTTGCTACGGCGGATCGTCGGCCGTCTCCGTCTCCGTCATCggcagatgatgaatgatgatggacCGACGTCCCCACCAAATTCCTGCCATGGCAATGAATCTGAACCCAAaaccttctctccattccccttcttcaagactTTTACAGGATGCTTACCACCAGTACCAGACTCCGTACCCTGACTCCCCTCTGCTATGGCCAATTCCCTTCAAAAATCTCATCGTCTTGGCAAAATCGAGCAAGAGGGCTATCCACTTCTCACCCACCGCAACATATCCCTGTTATCCGCACATTGGCACAATTGAGACGATGGAGGCGCACAGCTAGACAAAGGGGTCTGGAAGTTGGGGTAGTTCCTACTGTAAGTTGTCAACTCTTATCTTTCCGCGATAGTGTAGCCGGTGGAACAGCTTTTGCGTTGGGTAGACACTGAGAAGGTCGTGGTTACTAACTTTGATCTTGGTTGAATTAGATGGGTGCGGTGCATGAAGGACATCTCAATTTGGGTAAGTTGATGAGCACCCATGATGCGTTTTCTCAAGAAAGCGCAAAAAGATCTAATGGTTCGCTGATCTTTTGCATACAGTGCGAACTTCATTGAATCG
The window above is part of the Cryptococcus tetragattii IND107 chromosome 10, whole genome shotgun sequence genome. Proteins encoded here:
- a CDS encoding nucleolar GTP-binding protein 2, with amino-acid sequence MGKGKNHDRKANPGFGRVKSKSGTSSGEFTLKRVKGENFYRDAKSAARVKMLNGGKAVRDRDGKIVEAAAFQKGEKEAEPGRVKPDRRWFGNTRVISQSALDHFRTALKEQKADPYSVLLKRNKLPMGLLQDDTKDSGGRPHIVETEPFGDTFGPKAQRKRPRLDIGSIEELGESSAAAAAAAEAATAESQANGTADLADVYHPTTSTAREPIYAKGTSRRIWGELYKVLDSSDVVIHVLDARDPLGTRCKPVVEYLRKEKAHKHLVYVLNKVDLVPTWVTARWVKHLSLSAPTIAFHASINNSFGKGSLIQLLRQFSVLHSDKKQISVGFIGYPNTGKSSIINTLKKKKVCTVAPIPGETKVWQYITLMRRIYLIDCPGIVPVSAKDSDTDTVLKGVVRVENLATPAEHIPALLERVRPEYLERTYGLEHVDGGWHGEQGATVILTAIAKKSGKLLKGGEPDQEAAAKMVLNDWIRGKVPFFVAPPVKSELESQPGAPAATATAVEAEKKKTEAEEQELAEERETMEMLEEQERSLGMVLGIKRVKGVEQPISKIVTMTKFIGDDARRYVEEEVVDEDKEMAEEEEEEEDEEVEEDEEDEEEELAWEDVFPEEADAVDGGEEEESDEETDNEDVDEEEAVPSAKQLGKRKAIDSDEEETATKSKRMTTSKQKATNFYTHANVKNRNRDRKVPKNPGKRSRGDDETTGKKAKKRR